A genomic window from Flavobacterium phycosphaerae includes:
- a CDS encoding MauE/DoxX family redox-associated membrane protein, translating to MKNSVTIKKYCIDIVGYLFIILFTYAAFSKLSDYESFTIQLGQSPLLSAFAGWVSWFIPAFEISIAILLMFNRTQFFALVASFGLMMMFSAYIYIILHYSEFVPCSCGGILEKMTWNQHLLFNLVFCFLAAVAIIFSLEQLPLQNKIWKTRYKLIVLLTTSIFSVGIVLFLFLKSEQIIHQENNFVRRYPPHLYSKSGQLTLPYNGYYFAGMTNGILYLGNYAAPLSIVAISSDLKLVGNYKIELNTYKLPFRSAQVRIIDSSFYLTDGTVPCIFKGDISNWQAKQLLDSKTFFSSFEPIDSTSAIFRGKSLKTGQSILGTMTFSNNKTRVIYGEGLLQKQIDGIFDCDGILRYNPQIQKLIYSYYYRNQFIVADKTVKLSYRGNTIDTTTTAKIKIATLSNGDRKMAVPPLMVNKLSSTSGNQLFVNSNLRGRYESLNLWKQTSVIDVYNLNTKTYEYSFYVYNLNDKKPQTMWATKGKVYFLFNNTLVAYQLDTSARR from the coding sequence ATGAAAAATTCGGTCACCATTAAAAAGTATTGCATCGACATTGTTGGCTACTTGTTTATTATCCTTTTCACCTATGCAGCCTTCAGCAAATTATCCGATTACGAAAGCTTTACCATTCAACTAGGGCAGTCTCCATTACTAAGTGCATTTGCCGGCTGGGTTTCTTGGTTTATTCCTGCTTTTGAAATTAGTATTGCAATTTTACTAATGTTTAATCGCACACAATTCTTTGCCTTGGTAGCCTCTTTTGGGTTAATGATGATGTTCTCGGCTTACATATATATCATATTACATTACAGTGAATTTGTTCCTTGTTCCTGCGGCGGAATACTGGAAAAAATGACATGGAACCAACACCTACTTTTCAACTTAGTCTTTTGCTTTCTTGCCGCAGTAGCAATCATTTTTTCGTTAGAACAATTACCACTACAAAACAAAATTTGGAAAACAAGATATAAACTAATCGTCCTACTCACAACAAGTATTTTCTCGGTTGGTATAGTTCTCTTTCTCTTCCTAAAATCAGAGCAAATCATCCATCAGGAAAACAATTTTGTCCGCAGATATCCGCCGCATCTTTACAGTAAATCAGGGCAATTAACCTTACCATACAACGGATATTATTTTGCAGGGATGACTAATGGCATTCTTTACTTAGGAAACTATGCTGCACCACTTTCAATAGTAGCCATCAGTAGTGATTTGAAGCTAGTAGGTAATTATAAAATTGAACTCAATACCTACAAACTACCATTCCGGTCAGCGCAAGTTAGGATAATCGATTCTAGTTTTTACCTAACAGACGGTACCGTACCCTGTATCTTCAAAGGCGACATATCAAACTGGCAAGCAAAACAACTTCTTGATAGTAAAACATTCTTCTCTTCCTTTGAACCCATCGATTCCACCTCAGCAATCTTTCGCGGTAAAAGCCTAAAAACAGGACAAAGTATACTAGGAACCATGACCTTTTCAAATAATAAAACAAGGGTAATCTATGGTGAAGGGCTTTTGCAAAAACAAATAGACGGCATCTTCGATTGTGACGGAATACTGCGCTACAATCCACAAATTCAAAAACTCATCTACAGCTACTATTACCGCAATCAATTTATTGTGGCCGATAAAACAGTAAAACTTTCCTATCGCGGAAACACCATTGATACGACAACTACGGCTAAGATTAAAATCGCCACTTTAAGTAACGGCGACAGAAAGATGGCAGTACCTCCACTGATGGTTAATAAGCTCAGCAGCACTTCAGGCAATCAACTGTTTGTGAATTCCAACCTTCGGGGACGTTATGAATCACTTAACCTCTGGAAACAAACCTCTGTGATTGATGTATACAACCTCAACACCAAAACTTACGAGTATAGCTTTTATGTCTATAATCTTAACGATAAAAAGCCACAAACTATGTGGGCCACAAAAGGCAAAGTGTACTTCCTGTTTAATAACACTCTGGTAGCCTATCAACTCGATACATCGGCAAGGCGATAA
- a CDS encoding helix-turn-helix domain-containing protein produces the protein MDKQQNQERIKSIYRMLLEIAYGNLNYRMVVEGLDEQFDELANMLNQVAEKLQEIGYSSPYKNTKIDLGATNDTTVLMVQKVLDYIQNHLEEPLPSTKRLSKMFGTNEFTLKENFRRLLKTSIYQFYNEERLKKAHTLIEKTRIPLKEIALLSGFTDYTNFYKAFKKKFNYPPSELKRENTDL, from the coding sequence ATGGACAAGCAACAAAACCAGGAACGAATAAAATCCATTTACCGTATGCTATTAGAAATAGCTTATGGTAATCTAAACTATCGAATGGTAGTAGAAGGTCTTGATGAGCAATTTGATGAACTGGCAAACATGCTCAACCAAGTAGCAGAGAAATTGCAGGAAATTGGATATTCTAGTCCATACAAGAATACTAAAATTGATTTAGGTGCAACAAACGATACCACAGTCCTCATGGTTCAAAAAGTCCTCGATTACATTCAAAATCATTTAGAAGAACCACTACCATCTACAAAGAGGCTATCAAAAATGTTCGGCACAAACGAATTCACTTTAAAAGAAAACTTTCGAAGACTATTAAAAACCAGTATTTACCAATTCTATAATGAGGAAAGACTTAAAAAGGCCCATACATTAATAGAAAAAACCAGAATTCCTTTAAAAGAAATTGCTTTACTAAGTGGTTTTACTGATTATACCAACTTCTACAAAGCATTCAAAAAAAAATTCAATTATCCTCCAAGCGAACTCAAGCGCGAGAATACTGATTTGTAA
- a CDS encoding site-specific integrase, which yields MNKTFSLLFLLKKNKQKANGTVPLYARITIDGIPKEISCKRSIPPELWDNKLQRLIGRTQEVKSMNSYLKTFEQEIYDAHHMAMKDKKPVTAAVVKSKVTGTDQAKYMIVPIFKEHNRKMWALVPDEFAKGTAERYDTSLKHTESFIQWKYKATDMNIADIDYEFVTEYEFYLKSEKDCCHNTAVKYVKNFQKIINICLKNEWIVRDPFLKYEAKVKEVERDYLTLVELRTIYKKNFVSERLKLVRDIFVFSCYTGLAYIDVKQLSPENISLGIDGIIWIFKNRQKTDGPSNIPLLPIAKEILDRYSNSPKCLNENRVLPILSNQKMNSYLKEIADVCGINKDLTFHAARHTFATTVTLSNGVPIESVSKMLGHKNLKSTQIYARVLDIKVSADMIVLRDTLKDIMQSEDGKVLLSYTG from the coding sequence ATGAACAAAACTTTCAGCCTTCTTTTTCTACTCAAAAAGAACAAACAAAAAGCCAACGGAACTGTGCCTCTTTATGCACGAATCACAATCGATGGTATTCCAAAAGAAATCTCATGCAAAAGAAGTATTCCACCGGAACTTTGGGATAATAAATTGCAAAGACTAATTGGTAGAACCCAAGAAGTAAAATCTATGAATAGCTATCTTAAAACCTTTGAACAGGAGATTTATGATGCACATCACATGGCCATGAAAGATAAAAAGCCTGTTACGGCTGCGGTTGTCAAATCAAAAGTAACAGGTACTGATCAAGCTAAGTATATGATAGTTCCTATTTTCAAAGAACACAATAGAAAAATGTGGGCTTTAGTCCCTGATGAATTCGCTAAAGGAACTGCGGAGCGCTATGATACTTCATTAAAGCATACAGAAAGTTTTATACAATGGAAGTATAAAGCGACTGACATGAACATTGCCGATATAGATTACGAATTTGTAACTGAATATGAGTTTTACTTGAAATCAGAAAAAGATTGCTGCCACAACACGGCAGTAAAGTATGTGAAGAATTTTCAGAAGATAATCAATATTTGTCTTAAAAATGAATGGATAGTCAGAGACCCATTTCTCAAGTATGAGGCTAAAGTAAAGGAAGTCGAAAGAGATTATTTGACACTTGTTGAACTTAGAACTATCTACAAGAAAAATTTTGTATCAGAACGTCTTAAATTGGTTAGGGATATTTTTGTTTTCAGCTGCTATACAGGTCTTGCATATATTGACGTAAAACAACTTTCTCCCGAAAATATTTCTTTAGGGATTGATGGTATAATATGGATTTTTAAAAACAGACAGAAAACTGATGGACCATCTAATATTCCCTTACTGCCAATTGCAAAAGAAATTCTTGACCGATATTCAAACAGTCCTAAATGTCTTAATGAAAATCGTGTTTTACCAATATTAAGTAATCAAAAAATGAACAGTTACTTAAAAGAAATAGCTGATGTTTGTGGCATTAATAAAGACCTAACATTTCATGCGGCTAGACATACTTTTGCAACAACAGTTACACTTAGTAATGGCGTGCCAATTGAAAGTGTTAGCAAAATGCTTGGTCACAAAAACTTGAAAAGTACACAAATCTATGCTCGTGTACTTGATATTAAAGTAAGTGCAGATATGATAGTTTTAAGGGATACGCTAAAAGATATTATGCAGTCTGAAGATGGTAAAGTTTTATTAAGCTATACAGGTTAA
- a CDS encoding DUF5675 family protein: MVLELTRTYFPEGTNGKLECEGKKICNTIELPWKKNVRRVSCIPEGKYFIKKRYSGKFGWHLEILGVENRSLILFHPANNAQKELNGCIAPVTKLSGPGLGLMSRKAFKSLKDMVYKSLKRKESVELIVKS; encoded by the coding sequence ATGGTTCTTGAATTGACCAGAACTTATTTCCCCGAAGGAACCAATGGGAAACTCGAATGTGAGGGCAAGAAGATTTGTAATACAATTGAATTGCCTTGGAAGAAAAATGTGAGGAGAGTTTCCTGTATTCCGGAGGGGAAATATTTTATTAAAAAGCGGTACAGTGGCAAATTTGGTTGGCATTTGGAAATCTTAGGTGTTGAAAATAGAAGCTTGATTTTGTTTCATCCTGCGAATAATGCACAAAAGGAATTGAATGGCTGTATTGCTCCTGTAACGAAACTTTCCGGACCAGGTTTAGGGTTAATGTCTCGAAAAGCTTTTAAAAGTTTAAAGGACATGGTTTATAAATCTTTAAAACGAAAGGAAAGTGTCGAGTTAATTGTTAAATCTTAA
- a CDS encoding DUF6943 family protein, producing MTNFIIKSHRIGTCYASPHIFILNKGLNSGKPNKEAYTNSFAIIFQNEEDCENFYFVAFSLWQTRFWHKYLTGSVIPFLRLQDFKKEFNPRAKAMIEEHEQHVKHVAALKLLEQKEKQFQENINLINEMRRVILYRYCK from the coding sequence ATGACGAATTTCATCATCAAATCCCACCGTATAGGCACTTGTTATGCAAGTCCTCATATTTTTATTCTTAACAAAGGGCTGAACAGCGGTAAGCCTAATAAAGAGGCATATACAAACAGTTTTGCAATAATCTTCCAAAATGAAGAGGATTGTGAAAACTTCTATTTTGTTGCTTTCAGTCTATGGCAAACAAGATTTTGGCATAAATATCTAACCGGTTCAGTAATTCCGTTTTTAAGGCTACAGGATTTTAAAAAAGAATTCAATCCAAGAGCCAAAGCAATGATAGAAGAACACGAGCAACATGTTAAGCATGTAGCAGCTTTAAAGCTTCTGGAACAAAAAGAAAAGCAATTCCAAGAAAATATAAACCTTATTAATGAAATGCGAAGAGTAATTCTTTACCGCTATTGCAAATAA
- a CDS encoding tetratricopeptide repeat protein: MIPVYNFRAKTRGLLKDYKGAIEDYLIVLSDKPDHGQALYEIGITYLYDDQMEKGENALRKAEKLGIQKATEVLNSKKE, from the coding sequence ATGATTCCAGTGTATAATTTTAGAGCTAAAACAAGAGGATTGCTCAAAGATTATAAAGGAGCAATCGAAGATTATTTAATTGTTTTAAGTGATAAACCAGATCATGGACAAGCTTTATATGAAATTGGCATTACTTACCTTTATGACGACCAAATGGAAAAAGGAGAAAACGCACTTAGAAAAGCTGAAAAACTTGGAATTCAAAAAGCTACAGAAGTATTAAATAGTAAAAAAGAATAA
- a CDS encoding tetratricopeptide repeat protein yields MDYKDFKKFVYATTFESAFKLGEIALENKDFEGAILNFTQALEFNPNSLEANAHKLLCLFALNRFEACIPIGEKLILIEPDKERNYVTLANCYMELKEYDKAENYFTKAISIDPKNYMNFTQRGESRLRNGKYHEAFLIFQSV; encoded by the coding sequence ATGGATTATAAAGACTTTAAAAAATTTGTATACGCAACAACATTTGAATCTGCATTTAAACTTGGAGAAATTGCTCTCGAAAACAAAGATTTTGAAGGAGCTATTTTGAATTTTACTCAAGCTTTAGAATTTAATCCTAATTCTTTAGAAGCAAATGCACATAAACTGTTATGCCTATTTGCTTTAAATAGATTTGAAGCTTGTATTCCTATTGGCGAAAAACTAATTCTTATTGAACCTGACAAGGAGCGGAACTATGTAACATTAGCTAACTGTTATATGGAACTTAAAGAATATGATAAAGCAGAAAATTATTTTACAAAAGCTATTAGCATCGACCCGAAAAACTATATGAATTTCACTCAACGTGGTGAATCAAGATTACGCAATGGAAAATATCATGAAGCTTTTTTGATTTTTCAAAGTGTATAG